TGGATACTTATTGGTTGTCTCCCGCCAATAATCATGCAATGTATGGTAGCTGATTCTACTTACTTTTCGGGTAACTGGATGTTGTGCTGTAAACAAGGCATTCGTATTTTGATGCCGTGAGTATTTCAAGTATTTAGCAAGCATTGAGGCTGCGTCATCACTGTAAAAACACCAGCGTTGTTTGTTGCCTTTACCTAATACTTGAAATTTCTGGTTCTTGATATCTACAGAATCTATGTTTAGGGCTAAAAGCTCTCCTATTCTGCATCCTGTGCGATGCAGTAAATGAACTATCGTACTTAGACGTAAGTCATCTTTTACGGCAGAATATAGTATATTTAGTTGTGATTGTGTTAGATATCTTATTGTCTCGTCGCTTTTATGTTCGCCTTTCTCTCTTTCAGGTAGACGTTGTTTTAGTCCCCGGATAGGGTTGGATTTTATATACCCTTGTTCTACTGCAAAGTTAAGCAAACTTTGTAATATTGCTTGATGCTTGTGGTGTGTTGTGTATTTTAAATGACTGAGATTATTTAGATACTCAACTAATGTTTGCTTACTGATAATTTCTATTGACCAACTTCCATACTTTTGCAGTAAAAGTCCGAGGGTCAGTTCATAGGTTTCTCTAGTACTTGGTGCTAGACCAGGACGCTCTAGAAATTCGGTCGTGACAGTGGCTAAAGTTACAGCCGATTTCACGGTTGTTTCTGTATTCTCTCGCTTGGTTTTTTATTGATAAATTATATATCTTTTTATGAGTTAGCCCTGAGCTTTTTATGGATACTTTTAAAACTCCCAATAGCGATGAATCCCTTGCTAGTTACGTGTCACGGGTCAGGAAGAAACTCAATTTAACTCAGTCTGAGTTGGCGGATGCTGCTGGTATACATGGACGCTCTGTCGGGAAAATCGAGCGAGGACTTACGCTTAAAATTAATCGTAGGACACTTCAAGGGTTAGCGATCGCACTTGGCGTACCTCAAGAATATTTTGATGCTGTGATCAAGGGTGAGGAAGTATCTCAGGTTAGAGGGGTTAAGTTTTGTCCCCAATGTTGGAATCCTGGCGCGGCGGTTGACCCTATGTGGAGTCATATCAAAGCCAAGTTTTGTTATCTCTGCGGTACACCGATTCGAGCTAACTGTGCGAATTGCGGTGAGTTGGTGTTGTCTTTGAGACACCGATTTTGTCCAATTTGTGGCTGTGCTTATAAAACGCCTGTCAAAACCGCTAAAATCCAATAATCAACTCTTTTTCTCAAACCCAGACTCCACAATACTTTCAGCCTATCTTGCCCCTGGTGACAGCTTCGCTATATTTACCCCTAATTACAAAATAAGCGGCAGAATGAGCAGCAAACGCCACTCATTCTGCCGCGTATAGAAAATTCTATTTTACTTTTGATAAACGACACTTAAGTGATTATTCTATGCCAAGCTATTTGCTGCTGTCGTTGTGACAATCTGACGCACTTGGGCATCAGTTAGACCTTTCTTAGCACTGAGCATCAAAGCTATTACCCCGGCAACGTGAGGAGCCGCCATAGACGTTCCATCTTCAAAACCATATTTATTGCCCGGAAGTGTCGAGTGGATACCGATTAATTGATGCCCATCTTCTGCAACTAGATCCAGGTCGCCTTCAAAGTATGCTCCAGGAGCTGTAACGTATGCCAGTGGAGTTTTTCCCGGCGGGTTAGAGAAGCTGGTCAATACGTGATTATAGTAGACTGCCCCAACAGCCAGTCCCCAATCAGTTGCATATTGGGCTGGATAATATGGTGAGACTGCACCATTTTCACCTTCATTACCTGCTGCTGAAACGACGATCGCGCCCTTGCTGGCAGCATATTGAATGGCTGACTTTTCATCGCTGTTAGGAGAAGAGCTACCTAAGCTGAGGTTAATAACATTAGCTCCATTATCCACTGCATAACGAATACCATTTG
The Nostoc punctiforme PCC 73102 genome window above contains:
- a CDS encoding tyrosine-type recombinase/integrase encodes the protein MKSAVTLATVTTEFLERPGLAPSTRETYELTLGLLLQKYGSWSIEIISKQTLVEYLNNLSHLKYTTHHKHQAILQSLLNFAVEQGYIKSNPIRGLKQRLPEREKGEHKSDETIRYLTQSQLNILYSAVKDDLRLSTIVHLLHRTGCRIGELLALNIDSVDIKNQKFQVLGKGNKQRWCFYSDDAASMLAKYLKYSRHQNTNALFTAQHPVTRKVSRISYHTLHDYWRETTNKYPHLQGVRIHDLRHTFATERVGLISIEELCSLMGHESIQTTLRYAKVTSQKSESAARHALNILINSDQKADL
- a CDS encoding double zinc ribbon domain-containing protein, translated to MDTFKTPNSDESLASYVSRVRKKLNLTQSELADAAGIHGRSVGKIERGLTLKINRRTLQGLAIALGVPQEYFDAVIKGEEVSQVRGVKFCPQCWNPGAAVDPMWSHIKAKFCYLCGTPIRANCANCGELVLSLRHRFCPICGCAYKTPVKTAKIQ